One stretch of Anabas testudineus chromosome 24, fAnaTes1.2, whole genome shotgun sequence DNA includes these proteins:
- the LOC113149154 gene encoding tyrosine-protein phosphatase non-receptor type 14, whose translation MPFRLKLRRTRRYNVLSKNYFVTRIRLLDSTVIECTLSVESTGQECLEAVAQRLELRETHYFGLWFHGKTQTPAQRWVELEKPLKKQLDKFGNEPLLFFGVMFYVPNVSRLEQEATRYQYYLQVKKEVLDGRLHCTVEQGIRLAGLAVQADFGDFTQFMSQDFLREYVLFPVNWHNGEEFLEDWTQKVAEEHKSHCRMQPAEAELLYIKEVEKLDGFGQESFAAKDNYTNDIFIGVSFIGVFVKHRNGRSIMLHKWKDIGTIAHNKSAITVEITSRDDTIIFHMEDMEMAKYVARLFTARHKFYKQNKICTEPTHSPAPIRRRPTWTHRLSLPRPQSCNFQSLHSQYGEHYQDTQSSQDSIFHDDPYYKSETSLDRCPVDFPFRNGTVPNGSMYSSPSLGSLNHSQTFVPPSPMSSNLSIPGSELMRPDYIPSHRHSAIIAPSYRPTPEYDAVMRQKRRMVPTHHDLHSQSLRSLNISNACAYRQPEALVYSQPEMRERGPYHGLGPSPGPYTPQISYSKQVSHGPHQGGPASSQAPCHSPCINGGGGSGGGSGVGSSISHTVSTPELANTKQQGTNAGTYAATANMLRNHMSRPPPPYPSSSFRPATSTPDLASHRHRCIGGSSPELVTRMVQLSVKTFQPDSSAVVHQSLQEVSEPLTAAAKHRSTLGKRHSMEVISSMRGGGGGMEGIVIKGMNAPLHRRNTLREHVMPPQPPQSVPPPQPQTPLPQPQPQPPPQQPKELPMQMPAQKAPEVSAAPPSAAAYQHQKTLSNATMLIHSSESEEEEEEEERPELDVQIPGLNEDISAQLQAALAKLPNKPPPEYPGPPRPPSSAQIRTHNHTHHHNHIHGPQGNQAPMDPNQAQGVAIKTGQSEGAGGPGVGVGAGGTLTRGDQGGVNGAVLGPSISEPDLTSVKERVRKEPVKERPVSEMFSLEDSIVEREIAQRTLERQKMSVDSMKRPLMMAALNGLYVARMPVPESPAEEVTKANTDERCKNLELKLEEEQVFTEYEQVSKKRANCNLTTATLPENAERNRFRDVVPYEDNRVELVPNKENNTGYINASHIKVMIRGEEWHYIATQGPLANTCADFWQMVWEQGVNVIAMVTAEEEGGRSKCHRYWPKLGSKHNSATHGKFKVTTKFRTDSGCYATTGLKVKHLLSGQERTVWHLQYTDWPEQGCPEYVGGFLCYLEEIQSVRRHTNSMLDTSKSLNPPVVVHCSAGVGRTGVVILTELMISCLEHNEPMEVPIMLSELRQQRMLMVQTISQYKFVYQVLIQFLKNSRLI comes from the exons ATGCCCTTCCGACTGAAGCTGCGGCGCACGCGACGCTACAACGTCCTGAGCAAGAATTACTTTGTGACACGCATTCGCCTGCTGGACAGCACTGTTATTGAATGCACTCTGTCAGTGGAGAGTACGGGACAGGAATGTCTGGAGGCGGTGGCCCAAAGACTGGAGCTCCGGGAG ACCCATTACTTCGGCCTGTGGTTCCATGGAAAGACCCAAACCCCTGCACAGCGCTGGGTGGAGCTGGAGAAGCCCCTCAAAAAGCAGCTGGACAAGTTTGGAAATGAGCCGCTGCTCTTCTTTGGAGTCATGTTCTATGTGCCCAACGTCTCCCGGCTGGAACAAGAGGCCACCAG GTATCAGTATTATCTTCAGGTGAAGAAAGAGGTGTTGGATGGACGTCTCCACTGCACAGTTGAGCAGGGGATCAGACTAGCTGGACTAGCAGTacaag CTGACTTTGGAGACTTCACTCAGTTCATGTCTCAGGACTTCCTCAGGGAGTATGTGCTCTTCCCAGTG AACTGGCATAATGGAGAGGAGTTTCTGGAGGACTGGACTCAGAAAGTCGCTGAGGAGCACAAGAGTCATTG TCGAATGCAGCCTGCTGAAGCAGAGTTGCTGTACATCAAAGAGGTGGAGAAGCTGGATGGTTTTGGCCAGGAGAGCTTTGCTGCCAAG GACAACTACACCAATGATATTTTCATCGGTGTGTCCTTCATTGGTGTATTTGTGAAACATAGAAATGGCAGATCCATCATGCTCCACAA GTGGAAGGACATTGGTACCATAGCGCACAACAAGTCAGCTATCACAGTGGAGATAACAAGCAGAGACGACACCATCATTTTTCACATG GAGGATATGGAAATGGCCAAGTATGTTGCTCGTCTTTTCACGGCCAGACACAAGTTTTACAAACAGAACAAGATCTGTACAGA GCCCACCCACTCACCTGCACCAATCAGGAGAAGGCCCACCTGGACCCATCGCCTCTCTTTG cCACGGCCCCAGTCCTGTAACTTCCAGTCACTGCATTCCCAGTACGGAGAGCATTATCAAGACACACAGAGCTCTCAAG ACAGCATATTCCATGATGACCCCTACTACAAGTCGGAGACCAGCCTGGACCGATGCCCCGTGGATTTTCCCTTTCGCAATGGTACTGTGCCCAACGGAAGCATGTACAGCAGCCCCAGCCTGGGCTCCCTCAATCATTCCCAGACTTTCGTGCCACCCTCACCCATGTCCTCCAATCTCAGCATCCCCGGCAGTGAGCTCATGCGGCCGGACTATATCCCCAGCCACCGCCACAGCGCCATCATTGCTCCGTCCTACAGGCCCACACCTGAGTATGATGCTGTCATGCGTCAGAAGCGGCGCATGGTCCCTACTCATCATGACCTCCACAGCCAATCTCTGCGCAGTCTGAACATCAGTAATGCTTGTGCTTACCGCCAGCCTGAAGCTCTGGTGTACAGCCAGCCTGAGATGAGGGAGAGGGGCCCTTATCATGGCCTAGGGCCAAGTCCTGGACCTTACACACCACAG ATCAGCTACAGTAAGCAAGTATCCCATGGCCCTCATCAGGGCGGACCAGCAAGCAGCCAGGCTCCCTGTCATTCACCCTGCATTAATGGTGGTGGAGGTAGTGGAGGGGGTAGTGGGGTAGGAAGCTCCATTTCCCACACTGTTAGCACACCTGAGTtggcaaatacaaaacaacaggGGACCAATGCAGGGACGTATGCAGCTACAGCTAACATGCTGAGAAACCATATGTCACGCCCTCCTCCGCCTTACCCTTCCAGCTCATTCCGCCCAGCTACCAGCACGCCAGACCTCGCGAGCCACCGCCACCGGTGCATTGGGGGCAGCAGTCCGGAGCTGGTCACCCGCATGGTACAGCTATCGGTCAAGACTTTCCAGCCGGACAGTTCGGCCGTTGTGCATCAGTCCCTGCAAGAGGTCAGTGAACCATTGACTGCAGCTGCAAAGCACCGTTCCACTCTGGGAAAGAGACACAGCATGGAGGTAATCAGCAGCATGAGAGGCGGAGGAGGGGGGATGGAGGGCATAGTGATAAAGGGCATGAATGCTCCCCTTCATCGGAGGAATACTCTTAGAGAACATGTAATGCCACCTCAGCCACCTCAGTCTGTACCTCCTCCCCAACCACAAACCCCTTTGCCTCAACCACAGCCCCAACCTCCACCTCAGCAGCCTAAGGAGTTGCCTATGCAGATGCCTGCCCAGAAAGCACCAGAGGTGtctgcagcaccaccttcagctGCGGCCTATCAGCATCAAAAGACTCTCTCTAATGCTACTATGCTCATACACAGTAGTGAGagcgaagaggaggaggaagaagaggagaggccTGAGCTGGATGTTCAAATCCCAGGTCTCAATGAGGACATCAGTGCTCAGCTTCAGGCTGCTCTGGCAAAGCTGCCCAACAAACCCCCTCCAGAGTACCCTGGTCCTCCTAGACCTCCTAGCAGTGCACAGATTCGCACCCACAACCACACCCACCATCACAACCACATTCATGGACCACAGGGTAACCAGGCGCCAATGGACCCAAATCAAGCCCAGGGAGTAGCCATCAAAACTGGGCAGAGTGAGGGTGCTGGTGGACCTGGAGTTGGTGTTGGTGCAGGTGGGACACTGACACGAGGAGACCAGGGAGGGGTGAATGGGGCTGTTTTAGGTCCATCCATTTCAGAACCAGACCTGACCAGTGTGAAGGAGAGGGTGAGGAAAGAGCCAGTCAAAGAGAGGCCGGTGTCAGAGATGTTCTCCTTGGAGGACAGCATAGTGGAGAGAGAAATCGCTCAAAGG ACGCTGGAAAGACAGAAGATGTCTGTGGACTCCATGAAGAGGCCGCTGATGATGGCCGCCCTCAACGGTCTTTATGTGGCACGAATGCCTGTTCCCGAGAGTCCAGCGGAGGAAGTCACCAAAGCTAATACTGATGAACGG tGTAAGAACTTGGAGTTGAAGCTGGAAGAAGAGCAGGTCTTCACAGAGTATGAGCAGGTGTCCAAGAAGAGGGCAAACTGTAATCTCACCACAGCAACTTTGCCTGAAAACGCGGAGCGCAACCGCTTTCGTGACGTTGTTCCTTATGAAGACAATCGAGTTGAGCTCGTACCCAACAAGGAGAACAACACGGGTTACATCAATGCCTCGCATATAAAG GTGATGatcagaggagaggagtggCACTACATTGCCACCCAAGGCCCGCTAGCCAACACCTGCGCCGACTTCTGGCAGATGGTCTGGGAGCAGGGGGTCAACGTCATTGCTATGGTTACTGCTGAGGAG GAGGGAGGCCGATCCAAGTGTCACCGCTACTGGCCCAAACTGGGCTCCAAACATAACTCAGCCACCCACGGCAAGTTCAAGGTGACCACCAAATTCCGTACTGACTCCGGCTGTTACGCCACCACGGGATTAAAGGTCAAACACCTGTTGTCTGGCCAGGAGAGGACAGTCTGGCACCTGCAGTACACTGACTGGCCTGAGCAGGGCTGTCCTGAATATGTTGGAGGATTTCTCT GCTACCTAGAGGAGATCCAGTCTGTAAGAAGACACACAAACTCCATGCTGGACACATCAAAGAGCCTCAATCCCCCTGTGGTGGTTCACTGTAGTGCCGGGGTGGGTCGTACTGGAGTGGTCATCCTCACGGAGCTCATGATCAGCTGTCTGGAGCACAACGAG CCAATGGAGGTTCCTATTATGTTGTCAGAGCTGAGGCAGCAGAGGATGCTGATGGTGCAGACCATCTCCCAGTACAAGTTTGTGTACCAGGTCCTCATCCAGTTCCTCAAGAACTCCCGCCTCATCTGA